One Vicia villosa cultivar HV-30 ecotype Madison, WI unplaced genomic scaffold, Vvil1.0 scaffold7, whole genome shotgun sequence genomic window carries:
- the LOC131643097 gene encoding uncharacterized protein LOC131643097: MSSIVKEILARPIQMADQVSKFADEAQNFKQECLELKTKTEKLAALLRQAARNSNDLYERPTRRIIDDTEQVLDKALGLVIKCRVNGLVKRLFTIIPATAFRKTSMQLENSLGDVQWLLRVSASAEERDDEYLGLPPIAANEPILCLIWEQVAILLSGCSIEERSDAAASLVSLARDNDRYGKLILEEGGVPPLLKLLKEGRLDGQENAARAIGLLGRDPESVEHIVNCGVCSVFGKVLKDGHMKVQIVVAWAISELAAHHPKCQDHFAQNNAIRLLVSHLAFETIQEHSKYAITNKQNMSSLHSLVMASNTTTDNIKGAQEDDYNKLVAHPASSQTSNQIHNVFNTVALKGNSKDPKEENIHNAVVKQHNNNSNTNSGGGNNPVSIAGTSIKGREFEDPVTKAQMKAMAARALWQLCRGNVTICHTITESRALLCFAVLLEKGTDDVQHYSAMALMEITSVAAEHAELRRSAFKPTSPAAKAVVEQFLRIVEKGDSDDLLIPCVKAVGNLARTFRATETRFIAPLVRLLDEREPVISMEAAEALIKFAETDNYLHETHCNAIIEAGGAKHLIQLVYFGEQMVQIPSLLLLCFVALHVPKNETLGQEEVLIVLEWCTKQGHLMAVPKIDEILLEAKSRLELYQSRGRGFH, from the coding sequence ATGTCGAGCATCGTGAAAGAGATCCTGGCCAGGCCGATACAAATGGCCGACCAGGTATCTAAATTCGCCGACGAGGCACAAAATTTCAAACAAGAATGTCTAGAGCTAAAAACCAAAACAGAAAAACTCGCAGCCCTTCTCCGACAAGCCGCAAGGAACAGCAACGACCTCTACGAACGTCCAACAAGACGAATCATCGACGACACCGAACAAGTCCTCGATAAAGCCCTCGGATTAGTCATCAAATGCCGTGTCAACGGCCTCGTTAAACGTCTCTTCACAATCATCCCCGCCACCGCATTCCGCAAAACCTCAATGCAGCTTGAAAACTCCCTCGGCGACGTTCAATGGCTCTTAAGAGTCTCCGCTTCCGCCGAAGAACGCGACGATGAATACCTCGGTCTTCCTCCTATAGCAGCCAACGAACCAATCCTCTGTCTCATTTGGGAACAAGTCGCAATTCTCCTCTCTGGTTGTTCAATAGAAGAACGTTCTGATGCTGCAGCTTCGTTGGTTTCTTTAGCACGCGACAATGATCGTTACGGGAAACTGATTCTAGAAGAAGGTGGAGTTCCACCTCTTCTTAAGCTTCTTAAAGAAGGAAGATTAGACGGTCAAGAAAACGCGGCGAGAGCTATCGGTTTACTCGGTAGAGATCCAGAAAGCGTTGAACACATTGTGAATTGCGGTGTTTGTTCGGTATTTGGGAAAGTACTAAAAGATGGTCACATGAAGGTTCAGATAGTTGTTGCTTGGGCTATTTCAGAACTTGCAGCACATCATCCTAAATGCCAAGATCATTTCGCGCAGAATAACGCGATTCGATTGCTTGTTAGTCATCTTGCTTTTGAAACCATTCAAGAACATAGTAAATATGCTATTACCAACAAACAAAACATGTCTTCGTTACATTCGCTTGTAATGGCGAGTAACACCACTACTGATAACATCAAAGGTGCTCAAGAAGATGATTATAATAAGCTCGTTGCTCATCCGGCTTCTAGTCAAACTTCGAATCAAATACATAATGTGTTTAACACAGTGGCCCTGAAGGGAAATAGTAAGGATCCTAAAGAAGAAAATATCCACAACGCAGTTGTAAAGCAGCATAATAACAACAGCAACACCAATAGCGGGGGTGGTAATAATCCTGTATCGATAGCGGGGACGAGTATCAAAGGGAGAGAATTTGAAGATCCTGTAACAAAAGCACAAATGAAAGCAATGGCAGCAAGAGCTTTATGGCAATTATGTAGAGGAAATGTTACTATATGTCATACTATAACAGAATCAAGAGCTCTTTTGTGTTTCGCGGTTCTGTTAGAAAAAGGTACTGATGATGTACAACATTACTCAGCAATGGCTTTGATGGAAATTACATCCGTTGCAGCAGAACATGCAGAACTAAGACGATCGGCTTTCAAACCAACTTCTCCTGCTGCAAAAGCTGTAGTGGAACAGTTTCTCAGAATCGTGGAAAAAGGCGATTCAGATGATTTACTCATACCATGCGTTAAAGCGGTTGGTAACTTAGCAAGGACATTTAGAGCAACGGAAACAAGATTCATCGCGCCATTGGTGAGGTTGCTCGACGAAAGAGAACCTGTGATTTCGATGGAAGCAGCAGAAGCTCTCATTAAATTTGCTGAGACTGATAACTATCTACATGAGACACATTGCAATGCTATTATAGAAGCAGGTGGTGCTAAGCATTTGATTCAACTGGTTTACTTTGGGGAACAAATGGTGCAAATCCCTTCTTTGCTTCTTTTGTGCTTTGTTGCACTGCATGTTCCTAAGAATGAGACTCTTGGGCAAGAAGAGGTGTTAATAGTACTTGAGTGGTGCACAAAGCAAGGACATCTAATGGCTGTACCaaaaattgatgaaattttgctagaaGCCAAAAGTAGGTTGGAACTTTATCAATCAAGAGGTAGAGGATTCCATTGA